In one window of Echeneis naucrates chromosome 17, fEcheNa1.1, whole genome shotgun sequence DNA:
- the dnaaf6 gene encoding dynein axonemal assembly factor 6, protein MDCFGVSSFQNLQALSALLSTRQDDDDDGEETQRVSAYAQMGPGHIGPPPKTDKEVSSAYVKKNSKDIWSEEEVAEGSQYDDLADPRPQPEYDIILKQRVGTEDLFLGLSGKDPSSMCCESMLVKIKLPDTKATEVVLDVKEKFLDLRTPKYKLGLHLPHPIHSQEGKAQFFSEREELEVTLLLKRSMDFINIQ, encoded by the exons ATGGACTGTTTCGGAGTCTCGTCCTTTCAGAACCTGCAGGCTCTGTCTGCCTTGTTGTCAACTCGGCaggatgatgacgatgatggaGAGGAAACACAG AGAGTGTCTGCCTATGCACAGATGGGTCCTGGACACATCGGTCCTCCACCCAAAACAGATAAAGAAG TGTCATCTGCCTATGTGAAGAAGAACTCCAAAGATATCTGGAGCGAGGAAGAGGTGGCTGAAGGATCCCAGTACGATGATCTGGCTGATCCACGACCACAGCCAGA ATATGACATAATCCTGAAGCAGCGTGTGGGCACAGAGGACCTGTTTTTGGGCTTGAGTGGAAAGGACCCGTCCTCCATGTGCTGTGAATCTATGCTG GTGAAAATCAAGCTGCCAGACACTAAAGCAACAGAAGTGGTCCTTGATGTAAAGGAGAAGTTTCTTGATCTACGAACACCAAAATA TAAACTAGGTCTCCATCTCCCTCATCCCATCCACAGCCAAGAGGGCAAGGCTCAGTTcttcagtgagagagaggagctggaggtgaCTCTACTACTAAAACGCTCTATGGATTTCATCAACATCCAGTGA
- the LOC115057341 gene encoding MICOS complex subunit MIC26-like, with translation MLKVTGRVMPGAPSLLPITVFAAAGDGKEEPTARVSLDELSLYTAPRQRESRYAAPEAGQLERSVATVRSLAEPYTSWFRVTYDKIKPKVQSVVQSGTDTYDYLKNPPKDFYPRAGVIGFTGVLGLVLARGSRMKKLVYPTVLLAVSSSLYYPEQAAAAVKSGGASVYECAVQGCAALERMLKPQSSSDKADPKP, from the coding sequence ATGTTGAAGGTGACAGGTAGAGTAATGCCGGGGGCTCCGAGTCTCCTGCCGATCACCGtgtttgctgctgcaggtgACGGGAAAGAAGAGCCGACCGCCCGGGTGAGCCTGGACGAGCTGTCCCTGTACACCGCTCCCCGGCAGCGGGAGTCCCGGTACGCGGCGCCCGAAGCCGGTCAGCTGGAGCGGAGTGTCGCCACCGTCCGGAGCCTGGCGGAGCCGTACACGTCTTGGTTCCGGGTCACTTACGACAAAATCAAACCCAAAGTCCAAAGTGTGGTCCAGTCCGGGACCGACACCTACGACTACCTGAAGAACCCTCCGAAGGACTTCTATCCCCGGGCTGGGGTCATCGGCTTCACCGGTGTGCTGGGACTGGTCCTCGCCCGGGGCTCCAGGATGAAGAAACTCGTCTACCCGACCGTCCTGCTGGCCGTCAGCTCCTCCCTCTACTACCCGGAGCAGGCGGCCGCCGCCGTCAAGTCAGGCGGCGCGTCGGTGTATGAGTGCGCCGTCCAGGGCTGCGCCGCGCTGGAGAGGATGCTGAAGCCCCAGAGCAGTTCCGACAAAGCGGATCCCAAACCATGA
- the eif3f gene encoding eukaryotic translation initiation factor 3 subunit F, giving the protein MSVFGPVVKIHPVVLASICDSYERRNEGASRVIGTLLGTIDKHSIEVTNCFSVPHNESEDEVAVDMEFAKNMYELHKRVSPTEVIIGWYATGFDITEHSVLIHEYYSREASNPIHLTADTALQSGKMNIRAYVSAQMGVPGKTVGVMFTPLTVKYIYYDTERIGVDLLQRTRVAPNRTKGLTSDLSQVAGSAARVQDMLATVLAYIEDVLSGKVTADNSVGRFLMDLVNKVPTISAEDFENMLNSNINDLLMVTYLSNLTQAQIALNEKLVLL; this is encoded by the exons ATGTCGGTGTTCGGGCCAGTGGTGAAAATTCACCCCGTCGTTCTCGCCTCTATCTGTGACTCCTACGAGCGGAGAAATGAAGGGGCGAGTCGTGTGATCGGAACCCTGTTGG GTACCATCGACAAACACTCTATTGAGGTGACCAACTGCTTCTCTGTCCCCCACAATGAGTCTGAAGATGAG GTGGCTGTGGACATGGAGTTTGCAAAGAATATGTATGAGCTCCACAAGCGGGTTTCACCCACAGAGGTCATCATTGGCTG GTATGCCACTGGCTTTGACATCACAGAACACTCTGTGCTCATTCATGAGTACTACAGCCGTGAGGCCTCCAACCCCATTCACCTGACAGCAGACACGGCCCTGCAGAGTGGCAAGATGAACATCCGCGCCTACGTCAG TGCACAGATGGGTGTGCCAGGAAAGACGGTTGGTGTGATGTTCACTCCACTCACTGTCAAGTATATTTACTATGACACTGAGCGGATAGGCG TGGACCTCCTGCAGAGGACACGTGTCGCTCCCAATCGCACCAAGGGGCTGACCTCTGATCTGTCCCAGGTGGCTGGATCAGCAGCCAGGGTACAGGACATGCTAGCCACTGTGCTTGCATACATTGAGGATGTGCTG TCCGGCAAGGTAACAGCAGATAACAGTGTGGGCCGTTTCCTGATGGACTTGGTCAACAAGGTGCCGACCATCTCGGCTGAGGACTTTGAGAACATGCTCAATTCCAACATCAAT GACCTGTTGATGGTGACCTACCTGTCTAACCTGACCCAAGCACAGATTGCTCTGAATGAGAAGCTGGTGCTGCTCTGA
- the kcnj9 gene encoding G protein-activated inward rectifier potassium channel 3, which translates to MALENSVFPSRPDSLSLPVEEKGEREEVEVANEATASTGVFNVSEELGHVVTTETAPSPLIPAKVNRSFQAKLAEREAKANEHRKKTQGTEKERGRFGWARTRRKRQRYVEKNGRCNVQHGNMRETYRYLTDIFTTLVDLNWRCSLFVFVMAYAVTWLFFGAIWYLIAYCRGDLDHLEDQAWTPCVNNVNSFISAFLFSIETETTIGYGHRVITDQCPVGTMLLLLQAILGSMVNAFMVGCMFVKISQPNKRAETLVFSKHAVISRRDDKLCLMFRVGDLRSSHIVGANMRAKLIKSKQTQEGEFIPLDQTDISVGFETGDDRLFLVSPLVISHEIDAHSPFWDMSQAQLEKEDFEIVVILEGMVEATGMTCQARSSYLAEEVLWGHRFSPMMSLAEGFFDIDYGAFHHTFEVDTPSCSARELSLAAARLDAHLYWSISSRLDEEPTLANQAAKQHDSGSANSTGGEPTFIVGEMTDIQEQSGLGELNGSVATDQSESAA; encoded by the exons ATGGCGCTGGAGAACTCGGTCTTTCCTTCCCGCCCAGACTCCCTCTCGCTCCCCGTGGAGGAGAAGGGCGAAAGGGAAGAAGTGGAGGTGGCCAATGAGGCCACCGCCTCCACGGGAGTCTTCAACGTATCAGAGGAGCTGGGCCACGTGGTCACCACCGAGACGGCACCGTCCCCTCTGATCCCGGCCAAGGTCAACAGGTCGTTCCAGGCCAAGCTGGCCGAGCGGGAGGCCAAAGCCAACGAGCACAGGAAGAAGACCCAGGGGACGGAGAAGGAGAGGGGACGATTCGGCTGGG CTCGGACTCGGCGCAAGAGGCAGCGATATGTGGAGAAAAATGGCCGTTGCAACGTGCAGCACGGGAACATGCGGGAGACCTACCGCTACCTGACGGACATCTTCACCACGCTGGTGGACCTCAACTGGCGCTGCTCACTCTTTGTATTCGTCATGGCCTACGCTGTCACATGGCTCTTCTTCGGGGCCATCTGGTACCTCATAGCCTATTGCAG GGGTGATCTGGACCATCTGGAGGATCAGGCGTGGACGCCGTGCGTCAACAACGTCAACAGCTTCATCTCggccttcctcttctccatcgAGACGGAGACCACCATTGGCTACGGCCACCGCGTCATCACTGACCAGTGTCCAGTGGGcaccatgctgctgctgctacaagCCATACTGGGATCAATGGTCAACGCCTTCATG GTCGGCTGCATGTTCGTGAAGATTTCACAGCCGAACAAACGAGCCGAGACGTTGGTGTTTTCCAAACACGCAGTCATCTCCCGGAGAGACGACAAGCTCTGTCTGATGTTCAGAGTTGGCGACCTGCGCAGCTCCCACATTGTAGGGGCCAACATGAGGGCCAAGCTCATCAAGTCCAAACAGACTCAGGAAG GCGAGTTCATCCCCCTGGACCAGACAGACATCAGCGTGGGATTTGAGACAGGCGACGATCGCCTCTTCCTCGTCTCGCCGCTGGTGATCTCCCACGAGATTGATGCACATTCACCCTTTTGGGACATGTCCCAGGCCCAGCTGGAGAAGGAGGACTTCGAGATCGTGGTTATCCTGGAGGGAATGGTGGAGGCCACCG GGATGACGTGTCAGGCGAGGAGCTCCTATCTAGCGGAGGAGGTGTTGTGGGGTCACAGGTTCAGCCCGATGATGTCTCTGGCAGAGGGTTTCTTCGACATCGACTACGGGGCCTTTCATCACACGTTTGAG GTGGACACGCCCTCCTGTTCAGCACGAGAGCTCTCGTTGGCTGCGGCAAGACTAGACGCTCACCTCTACTGGTCCATCTCCAGCAGGCTGGATGAGGAGCCTACGCTGGCCAACCAGGCGGCCAAACAGCACGACAGCGGCTCAGCCAACAGCACGGGAGGGGAGCCGACCTTCATAGTCGGGGAGATGACCGACATTCAGGAGCAATCAGGACTGGGCGAGCTGAACGGCAGCGTCGCCACCGACCAATCCGAATCGGCGGCCTAG